The genomic region CCAAGATCAGCAAAAAGAGCCGCTGTGATCTCAGGTTCATGAGCCTCTATGGATGCCCGGAGTTTTTGCAGAGCGAGGAGTCTGCGCTGGATCGGGAGAGTATTGCCGGTGTTAAAAAAATACCGGTGAGCTTCAATAGACATATGTTTCACTTTGTTTCACAAAAATAAAAAGGAATCTATCATTTTTCCAGAGCTTTGTGCAGAGAATGGATTCTCTGCCGGGCTGCTATCGTTTCCTCCTCTTCTTTTTCAAATGAGAGGGAGAGGATGTCGCCGACGTTTGTGCCTGCCGGCAGGTTTTCCAGAGGAAAAATCCCAAGGGGTCTCTCGCCTTCTGGACCGCGAAGAAGGAGCGCGGCTTTG from Methanocorpusculum sp. harbors:
- a CDS encoding DUF3006 domain-containing protein, with the translated sequence MKLLVTVDEIENNKAALLLRGPEGERPLGIFPLENLPAGTNVGDILSLSFEKEEEETIAARQRIHSLHKALEK